The genomic interval GTGGTTTAGTCGTTATATTGGCAATGAGTTTCGTTGCGAGTTTTCTGTTTTCATATGATGAATGATAAAACAGACATGACGCTTCTATTATTTGTATCGGTTTCTCTTCTACTATAAATGGTGTTTCATTAAATTCACCGACTACGGACCAATGTTTTTTCTTCTCAAAGTGACATTTTATATACATCGTTTTATCTGTAATGATATATTTCGCCATATTTGTCTCCTTTTTTAACGAATGTTAACTTAATTATAGGTGATTCCAATTAACATTTGTTAAATCGAGATAAGATTTTAAAAAATTTACATTATTTTAGCGTTCTTATTTTTTATTCAATATTTTTTAATTATTTGTTGTTTTTGTTGTTGTTTTTAGCTTTTTATATTTTTATTGTTTATCAGTATGCGTTTTAGGTTATAGTATCATATAATAATTTTAATTTTCAGAATTATATTGCAATTTGATTTGTTATGTTTTATACTCTTTATTAATCATTTGTTATTCATTTTATATTTTTTATTTTAAAATTTAGGGGGTCGTTCATATGAACAATTATCAGGCACAGTTAAATGGTTTAGAAACGTTCGTATCAAACTTAAACAATCTGTATATTGAACTCATCATTGACGACGCAATTAAAGCTCAGAAAAAACGTGATTTAACTGCTTTAATTGACGATGCTTTATTACAAAATGATGCACAGGCGTTTTATCAGTATACGAATGAACTTAAGCAGCTGGAGGAATTATAAGTGTTTACTTACATAATAAAATGAGCGTACATTCACGGTAATCCATGAATATACGCTCATTTTTGTTTTATTTATATTGCGATTAAGCTTAAAAATTCTTCTTTCGTCACCCTACCGAAATAATGTGCGAAATCAATTTTCGCGAATGTATCTGCTATTGATTGCTTCTGATGTGGTAAACCTTTTAACATCTCTTCGATATGTGCTATTTCACCGACACCGAAGAAATCTCCGTAAATTTTAACGTCCTGCATGATGCCGTGTCGTACATCTATCTTAAGTTCGAGCATACCTCCAGGAAACTTCTGTTTTACTTCATAGTTATACTTCGGATTCTTACCATAATTCCAGTCAAAATTGCGATATTTCTCGTTGCTTAACGCTTCGATGTTCTTCCAGTCTTCATCTGTTAATTCATATGTTTCAACGTTGTCTCCTTTGAATATTGAACGGAGTAACGTTTTCTTAAACGTTTCCATATCCATCGGCGCATCAAGAAACTCCTGAATATTGGCAACACGTGAACGAATAGATTTAATGCCTTTCGTTATCAATTTCTTCTCGTTAACACTTAAACTCTTCACAACTTCTTCTATATCGCTGTTTAACATAAGAGTACCGTGGCTGAACATTCTGTCACCAGACTGGAACATTGCGTTTCCGGAAATTTTGCGTTCACCTACTTGTAAGTCGTTACGGCCACTCATTTCTGCCTCAACACCTAATGCGTTTAATGCTTCTACTATTGGCATCGTAAACTTCTTAAAGTTATGGAAACTATCTTCATCTGCCTTCGTTACAAAGCTGAAGTTTAAATTCCCAAGATCATGATATACCGCTCCGCCACCTGATATACGGCGGACGACATGTATATGATTATCATCTACATAAGACTGATTGATTTCAGCAAATGTGTTCTGATTTTTTCCGATAATAATTGATGGTTCATTTACATAGAATAGAAAGTACGAGTCATCTTTCGGTAACTGTTTGAGTACATACTCTTCCATTGCAAGGTTAAGCGTCGGATCTGTGATGTTGTTATTATGAATAAACTTCATATGGACCTCCTGTTAACGATGCGCAATTTTCAGTGCTGCTTTTTGTGCCTGAGCGATACAGTCTGGTAATCCAACTGCTTCAAATGATGCACCTGTAATGACAAGGTTCGGATAATGTGTTGCAATATAATGCTGAATTGCATGTATTTTGTCGATATGTCCTACTTCGTATTGCGGCATACTGTTCGGTAATTTCGTAACGATTGAAAATTCCGGCTCTCCTGAAATATCCATCATTTTATCCAGATCTTTGCGCGCAAGTTTTACAATTGTTTCATCATCATTTTCATTCACTACATTATCTCCAGGTCTGCCAACATAAGCTCTCAGCAATGTTTTACCTTTCGGTGCTGCATGTTGCCACTTCTTATCCGTCCACGTACATGCTGTTATAACTGTATCTGAATTACGCGCGATGACAAACCCTGTTCCATTCGCTTTATTGTTCACCTGGCTTTCATCAAAAGCCATTACAACTGTCGCGACACTTGTTGTTTTCATCGTCTGGAAGTAATCCAGCGGTCCATCATTAAACCAATCTTTAAATACTGTATGCGGCACTGTAACAATTACGCTATCGTAATGATGTGTTTCTCCATTAATTGTAATCTCATAACCAGAATTTGTCTTCTTTATTGCCTGCACTTTGTTGTTATATTTAATTTGTACGCCACGTTCCGTTACAACTTCAGCGAGTCGCTCAATAAAACTTTCAAGTCCATTCTTAAATTGTCTGAACTGTCCAGTTTTTGGCCCTTTACTGTTAATTTTCTTACGATTTGCACGCATCCCTTTAATTAAGCTGCCATGCTTTTCTTCCGTCACTTTAAAGTCCGGGAATGTTGATTTTAAGCTTAATTTATCGATATCTGCACCGTAGATTCCTGACATTAATGGTTCTATTAAGTTTTCAAGTGTTTCATTACCGAGACGGCGTCTGAAAAATGCGCCAACAGATACGTCCGGGTTCATCGGTTTCGGTTTAATTACATAATCCATCGCCGCGCGTAACTTCCCGATTGGTGAAATTAAACGGGTCGTAATAAACGGGCGAACTTCTGTCGGGATTCCTAATATTGCGCCACCTGGAATCGGATATAATTTATTTTTTGCATAAATGTAAGACTGCCCTGTATTGTTAATGACGAGGTCATCTTTCATGCCGATTTCTGTAGCAAGTTCTGTCATAATTTT from Macrococcus armenti carries:
- a CDS encoding IDEAL domain-containing protein — its product is MNNYQAQLNGLETFVSNLNNLYIELIIDDAIKAQKKRDLTALIDDALLQNDAQAFYQYTNELKQLEEL
- a CDS encoding lipoate--protein ligase codes for the protein MKFIHNNNITDPTLNLAMEEYVLKQLPKDDSYFLFYVNEPSIIIGKNQNTFAEINQSYVDDNHIHVVRRISGGGAVYHDLGNLNFSFVTKADEDSFHNFKKFTMPIVEALNALGVEAEMSGRNDLQVGERKISGNAMFQSGDRMFSHGTLMLNSDIEEVVKSLSVNEKKLITKGIKSIRSRVANIQEFLDAPMDMETFKKTLLRSIFKGDNVETYELTDEDWKNIEALSNEKYRNFDWNYGKNPKYNYEVKQKFPGGMLELKIDVRHGIMQDVKIYGDFFGVGEIAHIEEMLKGLPHQKQSIADTFAKIDFAHYFGRVTKEEFLSLIAI
- the hemY gene encoding protoporphyrinogen oxidase is translated as MMKRCAIIGAGITGLSAAYYLNQESQDYAIDIIEASDTPGGKIKTYRKDGYTIELGPESYLGRKKIMTELATEIGMKDDLVINNTGQSYIYAKNKLYPIPGGAILGIPTEVRPFITTRLISPIGKLRAAMDYVIKPKPMNPDVSVGAFFRRRLGNETLENLIEPLMSGIYGADIDKLSLKSTFPDFKVTEEKHGSLIKGMRANRKKINSKGPKTGQFRQFKNGLESFIERLAEVVTERGVQIKYNNKVQAIKKTNSGYEITINGETHHYDSVIVTVPHTVFKDWFNDGPLDYFQTMKTTSVATVVMAFDESQVNNKANGTGFVIARNSDTVITACTWTDKKWQHAAPKGKTLLRAYVGRPGDNVVNENDDETIVKLARKDLDKMMDISGEPEFSIVTKLPNSMPQYEVGHIDKIHAIQHYIATHYPNLVITGASFEAVGLPDCIAQAQKAALKIAHR